In uncultured Cohaesibacter sp., a genomic segment contains:
- a CDS encoding ETC complex I subunit, with amino-acid sequence MTKARIFRPAKNAMQSGLANSQNWHLTFEPETARNKDPLTGHISSSDTRQQINMSFPTKEAAVSYAQRHGIDFQLLEPKARKRIVKAYSDNFSFDRQEGNWTH; translated from the coding sequence ATGACAAAAGCGAGAATTTTCCGACCCGCCAAAAACGCCATGCAGTCCGGTTTGGCAAACAGCCAGAACTGGCATCTCACGTTTGAGCCAGAGACTGCAAGGAACAAGGATCCGCTGACAGGACATATTTCGTCGTCAGACACCCGCCAGCAGATCAACATGTCATTTCCGACAAAGGAAGCCGCCGTCTCTTATGCCCAGCGACATGGCATTGATTTCCAGCTTCTGGAACCCAAGGCACGCAAGAGAATCGTCAAAGCCTATTCGGACAACTTCTCCTTCGACCGCCAGGAAGGAAACTGGACTCACTGA
- a CDS encoding DUF192 domain-containing protein, translating to MPFSRHVKAALALILFSVSLNLTAIHASLAVEPAGSIKPLEPVSSDSIAEYLSDQTHLIIQSANGNSAFVVELALDDATRMKGLMFRTSLADGHGMLFDFDATEPVFMWMKNTYISLDMIFAEEDGTIHHIVKGTTPLSESVIGSAGPVRYVLEVPKGTADKLVIKPGDKMLHQLFTPKSSK from the coding sequence ATGCCATTTTCCCGACATGTGAAAGCTGCTCTAGCGCTCATCCTTTTCTCGGTCAGCCTCAACCTGACCGCAATACATGCGTCTCTGGCGGTTGAACCTGCGGGCTCAATCAAGCCACTGGAACCCGTATCCTCCGATTCAATTGCGGAATACCTGAGCGACCAGACCCACCTCATCATCCAGAGCGCAAACGGCAACAGTGCCTTTGTTGTCGAACTGGCCCTTGACGACGCCACGCGTATGAAGGGCCTGATGTTCCGGACCAGCCTCGCTGACGGTCACGGCATGCTGTTTGACTTCGACGCAACAGAGCCGGTGTTCATGTGGATGAAAAACACCTACATTTCCCTCGACATGATCTTTGCCGAAGAAGACGGAACCATCCACCATATCGTCAAGGGAACGACCCCCTTGTCGGAATCGGTGATCGGTTCGGCCGGACCGGTTCGTTATGTTCTGGAAGTCCCAAAGGGGACGGCAGACAAGTTGGTGATCAAACCGGGAGACAAAATGCTCCATCAATTGTTCACACCCAAATCATCAAAATAA
- a CDS encoding monovalent cation:proton antiporter-2 (CPA2) family protein, giving the protein MANPTEPLFFSEAIVFLGAAVVAVPIAKRIGVGAIIGYLIAGMVIGPFGLGAIHSVEKIQPIAELGVVLLLFVLGLELNPNRLWRMKSDIFGLGTSQIVLTGFVLAGVMIMIGLDQPAAIIGGFGMALSSTAFAVQILKDRGDFSSAYGQRAFGILLMQDIAIVPLLAMVDILVSDGASQSENTVWEQIGITVVAVLLVIVIGRYLLSYLFAILAHTQAREMMLAAALLVALGSAALMHWAGLSMALGSFLAGIMLAESSYRHTLEADIFPFRSLLMGLFFMTVGMTLNLPVTLAYLWQIIVGVVVVMSVKGLILWLLAKITGSSNSDAVSIAAALPQAGEFTFVLFAAATSSGHESDLFTVMSAVVILTMIMTPFVGKAHVAWQKRTESQAIEEPDVVPEKFSEHAPQVLVIGFGRFGMVVAQMLMSNGLGVVAIDNNARRAVQARRLGLPVYYGDATREDVLRAAGAGEALLIALCVENELVMAKSIELIKHCFPKAKIFCRATDRAHAVQLAMSEVDYHIRETFESGITFGREALDQLGLSTERIVEIEQEVRQQDLERILCDAALVAEGKPTLPRVEPARKASEKIAVSK; this is encoded by the coding sequence ATGGCCAATCCTACCGAACCCCTGTTCTTTTCCGAAGCCATCGTCTTTCTGGGCGCGGCAGTTGTTGCGGTTCCGATTGCCAAGAGGATCGGTGTTGGTGCGATTATCGGCTACCTGATCGCCGGGATGGTGATTGGACCGTTCGGACTGGGAGCCATCCATTCGGTCGAAAAGATCCAGCCGATTGCGGAGCTGGGGGTTGTCTTGCTGTTGTTCGTGCTCGGGCTGGAACTCAATCCGAACCGGCTCTGGCGCATGAAAAGTGATATCTTTGGGCTCGGCACTAGTCAGATCGTCCTGACCGGCTTTGTTCTTGCCGGCGTCATGATCATGATTGGTCTGGATCAGCCGGCCGCCATTATCGGCGGATTTGGCATGGCCCTTTCCTCCACTGCCTTTGCTGTGCAGATTCTGAAGGATAGGGGCGATTTTTCTTCCGCCTATGGACAGCGGGCATTCGGCATTCTGTTGATGCAGGATATTGCCATCGTTCCCCTGCTGGCAATGGTTGACATTCTGGTCTCGGATGGTGCTTCGCAATCGGAAAACACGGTCTGGGAGCAGATCGGGATCACGGTTGTTGCCGTGTTGCTGGTGATTGTCATTGGGCGTTATCTGCTTTCCTACCTGTTTGCCATTCTGGCCCACACGCAAGCCCGTGAGATGATGCTCGCCGCAGCCCTGCTGGTCGCCCTTGGCAGCGCGGCGCTCATGCATTGGGCCGGTTTGTCGATGGCGCTGGGGTCCTTTCTGGCCGGTATCATGTTGGCGGAATCCAGCTACCGGCACACGCTGGAAGCCGATATCTTTCCGTTTCGCTCGTTGCTGATGGGGTTGTTCTTCATGACCGTCGGCATGACGCTTAATCTGCCGGTGACGCTCGCCTATCTGTGGCAGATCATTGTTGGTGTCGTCGTCGTGATGAGCGTGAAAGGCCTCATCTTGTGGCTATTGGCCAAGATCACGGGCTCGTCCAACTCCGATGCCGTGAGCATTGCCGCCGCCCTGCCTCAGGCGGGGGAATTCACCTTTGTCCTGTTCGCTGCGGCGACCTCGTCCGGGCATGAAAGTGATCTCTTTACGGTCATGTCTGCCGTCGTTATCCTGACGATGATCATGACACCGTTTGTTGGCAAGGCACATGTTGCCTGGCAGAAGCGCACGGAAAGCCAGGCGATTGAGGAACCCGATGTGGTGCCGGAAAAATTCAGTGAACACGCGCCACAAGTCCTTGTGATCGGCTTCGGGCGGTTCGGCATGGTTGTTGCCCAGATGCTGATGTCGAACGGGCTTGGAGTCGTGGCGATCGACAACAATGCCCGCCGGGCAGTTCAGGCGCGCCGATTGGGGCTGCCGGTCTATTATGGCGATGCAACACGGGAAGATGTTCTGCGGGCAGCTGGCGCCGGAGAGGCCTTGTTGATTGCTCTGTGTGTCGAAAATGAATTGGTGATGGCCAAGTCAATCGAGCTGATCAAGCATTGTTTTCCCAAGGCAAAAATCTTCTGCCGGGCAACCGACCGGGCTCACGCTGTTCAACTGGCCATGAGCGAGGTCGATTATCATATTCGTGAAACCTTCGAGAGCGGCATCACCTTTGGCCGTGAGGCACTCGACCAGTTGGGGCTTTCAACGGAACGCATCGTCGAAATAGAGCAAGAGGTGCGTCAGCAGGATCTAGAGCGCATTCTCTGCGATGCTGCGCTTGTGGCCGAAGGCAAGCCTACGCTGCCACGCGTCGAGCCCGCTCGCAAGGCAAGTGAAAAGATTGCCGTCAGCAAATAG
- a CDS encoding rhodanese-like domain-containing protein codes for MTSCISMFNGTALAVRVVRPALLGLAVMACFLSTETFAADPLVTPEWLQGHLSDNTITIVDLQPAAGYARIHIAGSVNSDFNKWRQPKPVKGMSLPDERYLKELIGSLGISRDSHVVLAPVGVNAGEIAVATRIYWTFKVLGHDNISILDGGLIAYSQLSDAKWSDQPTTITRQNYQASADLSMAPEASEVLQASKDGISLVDYRSEGEYFGKVGGDRPGTIPNAKNLPFDLLVEPVRGGRFLPQDKIKALFTAHKVPMQGQQIAFCNSGHRASLGWFVSHELLGNKDVRLYDGSMAEWTKLPDYPVTIPQAN; via the coding sequence ATGACCTCCTGCATTTCCATGTTTAACGGCACAGCCTTGGCTGTGCGCGTTGTCCGACCGGCGCTTTTGGGGCTGGCCGTAATGGCCTGTTTCCTGTCTACAGAGACCTTTGCGGCAGATCCGCTGGTGACACCGGAATGGCTGCAGGGTCACCTGTCCGATAACACCATCACCATCGTGGACCTGCAGCCCGCAGCAGGCTATGCGCGTATCCATATTGCAGGCTCGGTCAACAGCGACTTCAACAAATGGCGACAGCCCAAACCTGTCAAGGGCATGTCTTTGCCCGATGAGCGTTATCTCAAGGAGTTGATCGGCTCGCTTGGCATCTCACGCGACAGCCATGTGGTGCTGGCCCCGGTTGGCGTCAATGCAGGTGAAATTGCCGTTGCGACGCGCATTTACTGGACATTCAAGGTCCTTGGTCACGACAACATCTCCATCCTTGATGGCGGCCTGATCGCCTATAGCCAGTTGAGCGATGCCAAGTGGTCGGACCAGCCAACGACAATCACAAGGCAGAATTATCAGGCAAGCGCTGACCTGAGCATGGCTCCGGAAGCAAGTGAAGTGCTTCAGGCATCGAAGGATGGCATTTCCCTTGTCGATTATCGTTCGGAAGGCGAATATTTCGGCAAAGTCGGTGGAGACCGCCCCGGAACAATCCCCAATGCGAAAAACCTGCCCTTTGACTTGTTGGTGGAGCCCGTCAGGGGTGGGCGATTCCTGCCACAAGACAAGATAAAGGCGCTGTTCACTGCTCACAAGGTTCCGATGCAGGGCCAACAGATCGCCTTCTGCAATTCCGGCCACAGAGCATCCCTTGGCTGGTTCGTCTCCCACGAGCTTCTCGGCAACAAGGATGTCCGCCTCTATGATGGTTCCATGGCTGAGTGGACCAAACTGCCGGATTACCCGGTCACCATACCGCAGGCAAATTAG
- a CDS encoding cold-shock protein encodes MGVKLVPEQQPLEIAASDDAALDVTQIAGKIKWFDVAKGFGFIVPDDNSSDVLLHVTCLRRDGYRTAYEGARVVCEVLQGPRGLQALRILSMDESTAIHPSQLPPANTHVKVNPTSELEKAWVKWFNREKGFGFLTQGEGSEDIFIHMETLRIYGLTELRPHQEVLVRYGPSPKGKMATEIRPSTGAHIPSSH; translated from the coding sequence ATGGGGGTGAAGTTAGTACCAGAGCAGCAACCTTTGGAGATCGCCGCATCGGATGATGCTGCCTTGGATGTCACGCAGATCGCGGGCAAGATCAAATGGTTTGATGTCGCCAAAGGATTCGGCTTTATTGTGCCGGACGATAACAGCTCTGATGTTTTGTTGCATGTGACCTGCCTCCGCCGAGATGGGTACCGCACCGCCTATGAGGGCGCGCGCGTCGTTTGCGAGGTGCTTCAGGGGCCGCGCGGCCTTCAGGCCTTGCGTATCCTTTCCATGGATGAAAGCACCGCAATCCATCCCTCCCAGCTGCCTCCCGCCAACACCCACGTAAAAGTCAATCCAACCAGCGAGCTGGAAAAAGCCTGGGTCAAATGGTTCAACCGGGAAAAGGGCTTTGGCTTCCTGACGCAAGGCGAGGGGTCCGAAGACATTTTCATTCATATGGAAACCCTGCGCATCTACGGGCTTACCGAGCTGCGGCCGCATCAGGAAGTGCTGGTTCGTTATGGCCCGAGCCCCAAAGGCAAGATGGCAACAGAAATCCGTCCTTCCACCGGCGCCCACATCCCGTCTTCTCATTGA
- a CDS encoding Sir2 family NAD-dependent protein deacetylase, producing the protein MDFNSPKLIADELMALIEHSDHIVAFTGAGISTESGIPDFRSPKGLWAQMEPIMFDDFISSEETRLEDWRRRFIQNEEFLKSEPNEGHKALVRLEKRAKLSCTITQNIDGLHQRSGLPTDKIIEIHGNGTFATCLDCHAVVTLADAEQHIKMHGTSPTCPRCGGIVKTAIINFGQAMPEEEMRQAMHQAGDCDLFIVLGSSLVVYPAAGLPQIAKQHGARLVIINRDPTPLDELADMSIQHEIGDIMQFIA; encoded by the coding sequence ATGGATTTCAATAGCCCAAAACTGATTGCCGATGAGCTCATGGCCCTGATCGAGCACTCGGATCACATCGTCGCCTTTACCGGAGCAGGGATCAGCACGGAAAGTGGCATTCCGGATTTTCGCTCTCCAAAGGGTCTCTGGGCACAGATGGAACCGATCATGTTTGATGATTTCATTTCAAGTGAAGAAACCCGCCTTGAGGACTGGCGAAGACGTTTCATTCAAAATGAAGAGTTTTTGAAATCGGAACCGAACGAAGGGCACAAGGCGCTTGTCCGCCTCGAGAAACGCGCAAAACTGAGTTGTACGATCACCCAAAATATTGATGGACTTCATCAGCGCAGCGGTTTGCCGACCGACAAGATCATTGAAATCCATGGCAACGGAACCTTCGCCACATGTCTTGATTGCCACGCTGTCGTGACGCTGGCCGACGCGGAACAACACATCAAGATGCACGGAACATCACCCACCTGTCCCCGCTGCGGTGGCATCGTCAAAACCGCAATCATCAATTTTGGCCAGGCCATGCCGGAAGAGGAAATGCGACAGGCCATGCATCAGGCCGGGGATTGTGACCTGTTTATCGTTCTGGGATCTTCGCTCGTCGTCTACCCGGCAGCCGGGCTCCCCCAGATCGCCAAACAGCATGGCGCAAGGCTCGTGATCATCAATCGCGACCCGACCCCCCTTGATGAACTCGCAGACATGAGTATTCAGCACGAAATTGGTGACATCATGCAATTTATTGCATGA
- a CDS encoding VOC family protein, which yields MKYLHTMVRVSNIEESLDFYCNKLGLKEVRRSENANGRFTLIFLSVDGGLENCVELTYNWDPEDYGEGRNFGHLAYEVDNIYEFCQKLMDAGVVINRPPRDGNMAFVRSPDNISIELLQKGDPLPPAEPWASMQNTGKW from the coding sequence ATGAAGTATCTCCATACGATGGTGCGCGTCAGCAACATTGAAGAATCTCTTGATTTCTATTGCAACAAACTCGGTCTGAAAGAAGTCCGCCGTTCAGAGAATGCCAATGGTCGCTTCACCCTCATTTTCCTCTCGGTTGATGGCGGATTGGAAAACTGCGTTGAGCTGACCTACAATTGGGATCCTGAAGACTATGGCGAGGGCCGCAACTTTGGCCATCTGGCTTATGAAGTAGACAATATTTATGAATTTTGTCAAAAGCTGATGGATGCGGGCGTGGTTATCAACCGCCCTCCCCGTGATGGTAATATGGCCTTTGTGCGGTCGCCTGACAATATCTCGATTGAACTGTTGCAGAAGGGGGACCCGCTTCCTCCGGCAGAGCCATGGGCATCCATGCAGAACACTGGCAAGTGGTAA